The genomic DNA AAACCGATAGACCAGCAGGGGTTGATTGCGAATCGGACGCAGACAGTATTCCTCAATGCTCGCCAGCATCAGGGCATTCCGCAGACGCGGATTGGGTGTACATTCGCCGATCCAGGCAATCTGCTGCCGCATATAGTTGTCGCTTTGCAGCAGTTCCTGAATCACTTCCTGCAACACATCGACTACGGTTCGCCGCCGATCGCGCGACAGGGCAACCCAGGTTTTAATTTTGCTGCGAATCAGGAATAGGCTGCTGAGCCGCTGTATTAGCTGTTGATATGCTCGATCGGGCTGTACCCCCAAATATCGCTGCTGCAAAATGCGATAGCGGTAGTCCATCGCCTGCTGTGCCACATTCAAATCAGCGGGGGAGAGCGAATCAAACCGCTCCAAATCCTGCCCCAACAGCCAGCCGACAATGCTCTCTCGATCGGTTGGGGATAGGTTAGGGCTGCCCGCTTCAAGCTGGGATCGCCATGATTGCCTCAGTTCCTCAGCCAGTGCCATTCAGATTGCATTCCTTGATTCTGTTTTCTATTTATACCGTTGTATAGGATTCGGCTCAAATTTTCCCTGAATAAATCTAGATTCATTCGGGTAATTAAGCCGGATAAACCTTATTTTTCCGTGTCTTCGATCGCCGCCACCAGCCGCTCCAGAACCGTTGTAAGCTGCTGAATTCGCTCCAGTGCCCCATCCTGATTTTCCGCCAGGGTCTGGACAGCATCGCTAAGCGCAAAAATCTGATATCCCTGCTGCTGCACCTGCTTGGTGAGCGCGTCAAGCTGAGATGCCAGGCGATCGACTGTTTCTGTCGTCGCAATAACTGCCTCCCCCATTTGCAGGAGAACTGACTCTAACTGATTTGATTGAACGTCCACTCCTCAACTGCCCCACTTTCTTGCTGAACTTACTGATCTTTCTTGCTGCACTTTCATGCTGAATAGAACAAAAATCATAGCGAATCGAAAGGAGGTCTGTCCTCTTTTTGGGGGTTCTCGCCAGCAGGTCAAGCAGCAGGTCAAAAGTTAAAGCAGTTGATTCAGCCAGAAGGCAAGCAGCGCACTGCCCAGCGGCACGGTCAAATTATCAATTCCCAGCCTGGAGAAGGCTTCGAGCAACGTTGCTACCACCGCAATTACAAAGGCGATCGTCCAGGTCTGCCACTGTCCACCCTGCACCCCCAACAAAATCAGGCTGCAAACTCCGTAGCTTACTGCCGCCATCGTCAGCGATCCTTCCCAGCTTTTTTTGATGCCCCAGAGTTCGTAGGGGTGCCATCCTAACCGCTGACCAACCAATGCTGCCAGCCCATCTCCCCAGGTCATCACCAAAATGCCGATCGCCGCATAGTAGGGATGGTCTTCCCAAAACAGGAAAATCAGGACACCAATACTCACCGCATAGAAGAAAGTGCCCAGGCTCTTCCGCCCAACGCTGTTAATTCCCGGCAGAATTGGCAAACGGTAGGAGAGCAGCGTTACCGCACTGAAGACGATCGAGGCACTGATCCCAACCCAGCCTGGAATATGCAGCCACCACGCCAGCAGAATGACATTTCCCGCACCAATGTGAACGACTTTGCGAATCAGCTCATTGTCTGCCCCTTGCCAGCGGCTTAACCCAAACGCCACTAGCCCCACCAAGCCGAGCCAGGCGGAGACGA from Leptolyngbya ohadii IS1 includes the following:
- a CDS encoding diacylglycerol/polyprenol kinase family protein, producing MSDSPLDSFADWIFETPALWLQLAIVSAWLGLVGLVAFGLSRWQGADNELIRKVVHIGAGNVILLAWWLHIPGWVGISASIVFSAVTLLSYRLPILPGINSVGRKSLGTFFYAVSIGVLIFLFWEDHPYYAAIGILVMTWGDGLAALVGQRLGWHPYELWGIKKSWEGSLTMAAVSYGVCSLILLGVQGGQWQTWTIAFVIAVVATLLEAFSRLGIDNLTVPLGSALLAFWLNQLL